In the genome of Gloeotrichia echinulata CP02, one region contains:
- the trpD gene encoding anthranilate phosphoribosyltransferase has translation MVQISNSQTPLAQESSYWSAILQQLLDGQSLSVSQASDLMQGWLATAIPDVLSGAILAAIQAKGVSAAELVGMVEVLYSQSVKPTLAAPVIGNLPLVDTCGTGGDGASTFNISTAVAFVTAASGVKVAKHGNRSASGKTGSADVLEALGVNLKASTEKAQAALETVGITFLFAPDWHPALKAIAPLRKTLKVRTVFNLLGPLLNPLKPTGQVIGINNPALIETFAQVLKERGTHRAITLHGRERLDEAGLGDKTDVAILSNQQIHLLEIDPQELGLNPAPITTLVGGDVEENAEILKAVLQGKGTPPQQDVVALNAALALYVGERVTDSGDYVNTFSQAVILAKDILQSGEAWTKLALLAEFLAA, from the coding sequence ATGGTCCAGATTAGTAATTCACAAACTCCGTTAGCTCAGGAGTCCTCCTATTGGTCTGCAATTCTACAGCAATTGCTGGACGGTCAATCACTTTCTGTTTCCCAAGCCTCAGATTTAATGCAAGGCTGGCTGGCTACAGCAATCCCTGATGTATTGTCAGGTGCAATCTTAGCCGCAATTCAAGCCAAGGGAGTGTCAGCAGCCGAACTAGTGGGTATGGTCGAGGTATTATACTCCCAGTCTGTTAAACCGACCTTAGCAGCACCAGTGATTGGCAATTTACCATTAGTCGATACATGCGGAACAGGTGGCGATGGTGCATCTACCTTTAATATTTCCACGGCGGTGGCTTTTGTGACTGCAGCTTCTGGGGTAAAAGTAGCAAAACATGGTAATCGTTCCGCCTCTGGTAAAACTGGTTCAGCGGATGTGTTAGAAGCTTTAGGCGTCAACCTCAAAGCCAGCACCGAAAAAGCTCAAGCGGCCTTAGAGACGGTGGGGATTACCTTTTTATTTGCGCCAGATTGGCACCCCGCACTCAAGGCGATCGCCCCATTGCGAAAAACCCTCAAAGTCCGCACAGTTTTTAATCTCCTCGGTCCGTTACTCAACCCACTCAAACCCACAGGACAAGTCATTGGGATTAATAACCCAGCCTTAATAGAGACTTTCGCCCAAGTTCTCAAGGAACGAGGAACTCACCGCGCCATTACCCTCCACGGACGCGAAAGGTTAGATGAAGCTGGATTGGGTGATAAAACTGATGTGGCTATCCTTTCAAATCAACAAATACACTTACTAGAAATAGATCCCCAAGAATTAGGTTTAAACCCCGCCCCGATTACTACATTAGTAGGTGGAGATGTGGAAGAAAATGCCGAAATTCTCAAAGCAGTTTTGCAAGGTAAAGGGACGCCACCACAGCAAGATGTCGTGGCTTTAAATGCTGCTTTAGCATTGTATGTAGGTGAAAGAGTAACAGATAGTGGCGATTATGTAAATACTTTTTCGCAAGCTGTAATACTTGCTAAAGACATTTTGCAAAGTGGTGAAGCTTGGACAAAATTGGCTCTTTTAGCTGAATTTTTGGCTGCATAA
- the recN gene encoding DNA repair protein RecN codes for MLLSLRIENFALVDQLELEFGLGLNVLTGETGAGKSIILDAIDAALGGKVSSRVIRTGTSRALVEATFTSNPALAAWLSEQEIDLIDDNSVVISREITATSSNIRSRSRVNGVLVNRQIMGGLRDRLVEITAQGQTVQVGQSAQVREWLDLHGGESLLQQRQSIVAIFAEYQKARQALEKRRTSERERLQQLDLLTYQVQELSTANLNDPNELEQLLQERERLNHVVDLQQMSYKIYQALYQNDNEAPAVADLLGDSEATLNDMVEYDNQLQPMLDLVRDAQTAIMEVGRQINAYGESLEADPQRLEEVEERIRELKQICRKYGPTLLEALAYFQRIQGELAQLNDTEQSIESLEQQEQAYFAKLTQACHQLTQLRRTVATDLEARLISELKPLAMEKVQFKIEIAPIAPTTAGADKITFMFSPNPGEPIQPLTEIASGGEMSRFLLALKACFSQADTAGTMVFDEIDVGVSGRVAQAIAEKLYQLSYNHQVLCVTHQPLVAAMADRHFRVDKQTINQNQGDKTNTQQRTVVRVTTLDNLTTRREELAQLAGGKSATDAIAFAESLLLQAANHRRNSP; via the coding sequence ATGTTACTCTCCCTGCGAATTGAAAACTTTGCCCTGGTTGACCAACTGGAACTGGAATTTGGCCTCGGTCTAAATGTCTTAACCGGTGAAACTGGTGCAGGAAAATCTATTATCCTGGATGCCATTGATGCGGCTTTGGGTGGGAAAGTCTCATCGCGTGTGATTCGCACGGGGACAAGTCGGGCGCTGGTAGAAGCGACTTTTACCTCTAACCCTGCTTTAGCGGCTTGGTTGAGTGAACAGGAAATTGATTTAATTGATGATAACTCCGTAGTTATCAGCCGCGAAATTACAGCTACTAGTAGTAATATCCGCAGTCGTTCGCGGGTGAATGGTGTGTTAGTTAATCGCCAGATTATGGGCGGACTGCGCGATCGCCTGGTGGAAATTACCGCCCAAGGTCAAACTGTCCAGGTGGGTCAATCAGCCCAAGTCCGCGAATGGTTGGATTTACACGGTGGTGAATCTCTATTACAGCAACGTCAGTCCATCGTTGCTATTTTTGCAGAGTACCAAAAGGCACGACAAGCCCTAGAAAAACGCCGCACCTCAGAACGGGAACGCCTACAACAATTGGACTTACTCACCTATCAAGTCCAGGAATTAAGCACCGCGAACCTTAATGACCCCAATGAATTAGAACAACTGCTGCAAGAACGGGAACGCCTCAATCATGTCGTGGATTTGCAGCAGATGAGTTATAAGATTTATCAAGCTTTATATCAAAACGATAACGAAGCCCCCGCAGTCGCCGATTTGTTGGGAGACAGTGAAGCGACATTAAACGACATGGTGGAATATGATAACCAACTGCAACCCATGTTGGACTTGGTGCGGGACGCCCAAACGGCGATAATGGAAGTAGGGCGGCAAATAAACGCCTATGGGGAAAGTCTAGAAGCCGATCCCCAACGGTTGGAGGAAGTAGAAGAACGCATTCGTGAATTAAAGCAAATTTGTCGCAAATATGGACCGACATTACTGGAAGCCCTCGCCTATTTTCAACGCATCCAAGGGGAATTAGCCCAACTCAATGACACAGAACAATCTATTGAAAGTTTAGAACAGCAAGAACAGGCATATTTTGCCAAGCTGACCCAAGCCTGTCACCAATTAACACAGTTAAGACGCACAGTAGCGACAGATTTAGAAGCGCGATTAATATCCGAACTCAAGCCCCTAGCAATGGAAAAAGTGCAATTTAAAATAGAAATAGCACCCATTGCACCCACCACCGCCGGTGCAGATAAAATTACCTTTATGTTTAGTCCTAACCCCGGTGAACCCATACAACCCTTAACCGAAATCGCTTCAGGTGGTGAAATGAGTCGCTTTTTACTAGCGCTGAAAGCTTGTTTTTCCCAAGCCGATACAGCCGGAACAATGGTATTTGATGAAATAGATGTGGGTGTTTCTGGGAGAGTAGCCCAGGCGATCGCCGAAAAATTATATCAACTGAGTTACAATCATCAAGTATTATGCGTTACCCATCAACCCTTAGTAGCCGCAATGGCAGATAGGCATTTTCGGGTAGATAAGCAAACTATTAATCAAAATCAAGGTGATAAAACTAACACACAACAGCGCACAGTTGTGCGAGTTACTACATTAGATAACTTGACCACCCGTCGCGAAGAACTCGCACAATTAGCCGGTGGTAAATCAGCAACCGATGCGATCGCTTTTGCAGAATCACTGCTTTTACAAGCTGCTAATCATCGGCGTAATTCCCCGTAA
- a CDS encoding Uma2 family endonuclease yields MVTTAPLAETRTMLNNISWQTFKTMLDEMGGERSSRLAYDNQIVEIMTPLMAHENSNRLIESFILVLCEEFGQETKSTGSLTLTRDDLEKGGEPDSSFYIQNEYLVRDKENIDLQKDPPPDLVLEVEYSRPKIDKLSLYAAMGIPELWRYNGTVLRIYRLSNNQYSEVELSPTFAPVQVKDIPQFIHESRKIGQLAAKNAFRVWVRQQISDSQGA; encoded by the coding sequence ATGGTCACAACAGCACCACTGGCAGAAACAAGAACAATGCTTAACAATATCAGTTGGCAGACGTTCAAAACCATGCTGGATGAGATGGGAGGCGAACGTAGCTCTCGACTTGCTTATGATAATCAAATAGTAGAAATCATGACCCCACTCATGGCGCATGAAAACTCTAACCGCCTAATTGAAAGCTTTATTCTCGTGCTTTGTGAGGAATTTGGCCAAGAAACCAAAAGCACAGGTTCACTGACTTTAACACGAGATGACTTAGAAAAAGGAGGGGAGCCTGATAGCAGTTTTTATATTCAAAATGAATATTTGGTTAGGGATAAAGAAAATATTGATTTACAAAAAGATCCACCACCAGACCTAGTGCTTGAGGTGGAATATTCCCGACCCAAAATAGATAAATTATCTCTTTATGCTGCAATGGGTATCCCTGAACTTTGGCGATACAACGGAACTGTTCTGCGAATTTATAGGCTTTCAAACAATCAATATTCAGAAGTTGAGCTTAGTCCTACTTTTGCGCCAGTCCAAGTCAAGGATATTCCCCAATTTATCCACGAAAGTCGAAAAATTGGGCAACTAGCAGCCAAAAATGCTTTTCGTGTTTGGGTAAGACAGCAAATTTCTGATTCACAAGGCGCTTGA
- a CDS encoding element excision factor XisI family protein codes for MPCTPSSSWGKLVLVIPLLPYSPLMENLARCYCPYSMIHIRLKDDNIWVEEDGTEDGVATDSIRRGLS; via the coding sequence ATGCCTTGTACCCCAAGTTCCTCATGGGGTAAGTTGGTATTGGTAATTCCCCTACTCCCCTACTCCCCCCTCATGGAGAATTTGGCTAGATGTTACTGTCCCTACTCCATGATTCATATCCGTTTAAAAGATGACAATATTTGGGTTGAGGAAGATGGGACAGAGGATGGAGTGGCGACAGATTCCATTCGCCGAGGCTTAAGTTGA
- a CDS encoding AarF/ABC1/UbiB kinase family protein: MIVKTLPPSSRSLEDDNRSGKNGDDEVHVAQIVPLHGTPALVVKSPRLIAAQQQRASRTQAEPENLRYDPLQITADYQNRPLEVLRRIFAVLQPTISFVFGLWSDSKRGIVVKNDRRRAVQLRELLTKLGPAYIKIGQALSTRPDLVPPVYLEELTKLQDQLPPFPNEIAYQFIEEELGAPPEEIYATISANPIAAASLGQVYKGKLKTGEEVAIKVQRPDLRERITIDLYILRGIAGWVQKNVKRVRSDLVGILDELGDRIFEEMDYIHEGENAERFFQLYGHMKDIYVPKIYWEYTNRRVLTMEWINGIKLTQTAEINAQGIDARYLIEVGVQCSLRQLLEHGFFHADPHPGNLLATPEGKLAYLDFGMMSEIKPPQRYGLIEAIVHVVNRDFEGLANDYVKLDFLSPETDLTPIIPAFANVFADAQGASVADLNIKSITDELSALMYEYPFRVPPYYALIIRSLVTLEGIAIFIDPNFKVLSEAYPYVAKRLLTDPAPQLKISLRNLLFKDGKFRWNRLENLLKNARGNEDYDLTLVVNQGVDFLASERGAFIRDKLVDELLNGINALGKNVLHNFTYLLRERVGITAINETPAATDEQQQTLEHIKRISGILRETRGFDPAQLATQVVQLLVNPDVQRLGQQITNHLVQKALTRVIRELLAGEEVNYSEGNLQ, encoded by the coding sequence ATGATTGTAAAGACACTTCCCCCTAGTTCGCGATCGCTCGAGGATGACAATCGCAGCGGTAAAAATGGCGATGATGAAGTACACGTTGCCCAAATTGTGCCTTTACATGGTACACCAGCCCTGGTGGTGAAATCCCCAAGACTAATAGCAGCCCAACAACAACGGGCTTCTAGGACACAAGCTGAACCGGAAAACTTGCGTTATGATCCCCTACAGATAACGGCTGATTACCAAAACAGACCCCTGGAAGTGTTGCGGCGCATCTTCGCAGTTTTGCAACCCACTATTTCCTTTGTTTTTGGGTTGTGGTCAGACAGCAAACGGGGAATTGTGGTGAAAAATGACCGCCGTCGAGCTGTGCAACTACGAGAATTACTCACCAAGCTGGGGCCAGCTTACATCAAAATCGGACAGGCTTTATCCACCAGACCCGATTTAGTTCCTCCCGTATATCTGGAAGAATTAACCAAGCTCCAAGACCAACTACCGCCCTTCCCTAACGAAATAGCTTACCAATTTATCGAAGAAGAATTAGGCGCACCTCCAGAGGAGATTTACGCGACAATCTCAGCCAATCCCATCGCCGCTGCTTCCTTGGGGCAAGTATATAAAGGTAAGCTGAAAACTGGGGAAGAAGTCGCAATAAAAGTCCAACGCCCGGATTTACGAGAACGCATCACCATTGACTTATACATCTTACGTGGCATTGCCGGTTGGGTGCAGAAAAACGTCAAACGGGTGCGGAGTGACTTAGTTGGGATACTAGATGAATTGGGCGATCGCATTTTTGAAGAGATGGATTATATCCATGAAGGTGAAAATGCCGAGCGCTTCTTTCAACTCTACGGTCATATGAAAGACATATATGTTCCCAAAATTTACTGGGAATATACCAATCGTCGCGTCTTGACGATGGAGTGGATTAACGGCATAAAATTAACCCAAACAGCCGAAATTAACGCCCAAGGGATTGATGCTCGCTATTTAATCGAAGTGGGTGTGCAGTGTTCGTTGCGACAATTATTAGAACATGGATTTTTCCACGCAGACCCCCACCCCGGTAACTTATTAGCCACCCCCGAAGGTAAACTAGCTTATCTTGACTTTGGGATGATGAGCGAGATCAAGCCACCGCAACGCTATGGTTTAATAGAGGCGATCGTCCACGTCGTCAACCGTGACTTTGAAGGCTTGGCAAACGACTACGTTAAATTAGACTTCCTCTCACCAGAAACCGACTTAACACCAATTATTCCCGCCTTTGCGAACGTCTTCGCCGATGCTCAAGGTGCCAGTGTAGCTGATTTAAACATTAAAAGCATCACCGATGAACTATCAGCTTTGATGTATGAATATCCCTTCCGCGTACCACCATATTACGCCTTAATTATTCGCTCCCTCGTCACCTTAGAAGGGATTGCTATCTTTATAGATCCTAACTTCAAAGTCCTTAGCGAAGCGTATCCTTACGTCGCCAAACGCTTGTTAACCGACCCCGCACCACAATTAAAAATATCCCTGCGAAATTTACTCTTTAAAGATGGTAAATTCCGCTGGAATCGCTTAGAGAACTTGTTGAAAAATGCGCGAGGAAATGAAGATTACGACTTAACTTTAGTAGTTAATCAAGGCGTAGATTTTCTCGCATCAGAACGGGGCGCTTTTATTCGCGACAAATTAGTAGATGAATTGCTCAACGGAATCAACGCCCTAGGTAAAAACGTTTTGCACAACTTCACCTATTTGTTGCGAGAGAGAGTAGGAATCACAGCAATTAACGAAACTCCAGCAGCGACCGATGAACAACAACAAACCTTAGAGCATATTAAGCGGATATCGGGTATTCTCCGCGAAACCCGTGGCTTTGACCCAGCACAACTTGCAACCCAAGTTGTGCAATTATTAGTAAATCCTGATGTGCAGCGTTTAGGTCAGCAAATTACTAACCACTTAGTGCAAAAGGCTTTAACTAGAGTAATTCGCGAGTTGTTAGCGGGGGAAGAAGTTAATTACAGCGAAGGTAATTTACAGTAG
- a CDS encoding PEP-CTERM sorting domain-containing protein: MTTSKQEGKKMYRSGIALASVLSVVFGTAQSSFAASIAVFGDNSISSFINTQPGLSATVVSDAQLATSGFLNSFDAFVYTRDQASFGTGLSVDAVANVKSFVTGNKVLFLTDLADKIGPNAPEGEDLNANKALLNAVSFATTNGKGYIGEYNGAGIALTENVSGYFGGQTLGLVPGTFTQLGGFVTQPFDIVQPSHPVVADLPNPFPSTGGQDFLAKSDIPDQYVIAVGPAGGFLKYPTIAASDESQQYPAIPPSPVVPPSDVPEPLTLGGTVVAAAMGLWFKHKKQITSASA; this comes from the coding sequence TTGACTACTTCCAAGCAAGAAGGCAAAAAGATGTATCGTTCTGGAATAGCTCTTGCCAGTGTTTTATCTGTAGTATTTGGCACTGCCCAATCTTCCTTCGCAGCCAGTATCGCAGTTTTTGGCGATAACTCGATTAGTTCTTTTATCAATACCCAACCAGGATTGAGTGCTACTGTCGTTTCTGATGCTCAGTTAGCAACGTCGGGATTTCTCAATAGTTTTGATGCGTTCGTCTACACACGAGATCAAGCTTCATTTGGCACTGGTCTTTCCGTAGACGCCGTGGCTAATGTTAAGTCATTTGTTACAGGAAACAAAGTACTTTTCTTAACAGACTTGGCAGATAAAATAGGACCAAACGCACCAGAGGGGGAAGATTTAAATGCAAATAAAGCTTTGCTAAATGCCGTGTCTTTTGCTACTACAAATGGCAAAGGATATATAGGTGAATACAATGGTGCTGGTATAGCCCTGACAGAGAACGTATCAGGGTATTTTGGGGGTCAGACATTAGGTCTAGTACCAGGAACATTTACACAGTTAGGCGGTTTTGTCACACAACCCTTCGACATTGTACAACCATCTCATCCCGTGGTGGCTGATCTACCCAACCCTTTTCCTTCTACTGGGGGTCAGGATTTTTTAGCGAAATCAGATATTCCTGATCAGTACGTTATTGCAGTAGGACCTGCTGGTGGATTTCTAAAATATCCGACAATAGCAGCGTCTGATGAATCACAACAATATCCTGCAATCCCACCGTCTCCTGTAGTCCCACCGTCTGATGTTCCCGAACCTTTAACTTTAGGTGGTACAGTGGTTGCTGCTGCTATGGGATTATGGTTCAAGCACAAAAAGCAAATTACTTCTGCTTCTGCTTAA
- a CDS encoding bifunctional serine/threonine-protein kinase/formylglycine-generating enzyme family protein: protein MQICQNPNCSNPFNPDGNRFCISCGQSDFGKLLRNRYRVLSLLGEGGFSRTYASVDADRLDAPCVIKQFFPQVQGTGQRAKAAEFFKEEAFRLYELGENHTQIPRLLAYFEQGSSLYLVQEFIQGQTLLQEVEKQPFNEAKIWQLLTDLLPVLDFVHAHNVIHRDIKPENIIRRETDGKPVLIDFGGAKQVTQTSLARQATVIYTIGYAPTEQMAGFPCHASDLYALGVTCVRLLTQCLPVQNAYGLIDDRLYDAMNAKWLWQERLQENGITISQDLSSILDKLLQHFPSDRYQTAAAVIDDLKTTATSAFEAQILAITQLILPPTPQKIQPALPPLQIFEFDVVTVDTGGRVVSRDCRSAKFITEELSKAINLEMISIRGGNFMMGSPAFEGDADERPQHQVTVEPFFMGKYPITQAQWRAVAALPKIKQSLNPNPSKYKGPNRPVENVSWHEAVEFCLRLSEKTGREYRLPSEAEWEYACRAGTTTSFHFGETITTELVCCSDNESYSNEGKNKYRKETTNVGSFNVANAFGLYDMHGLVWEWCYDPWHNNYHGAPLDGKVWETGGDEHRRVLRGGSWSFSAELCRSASRSWNESDGGLRICGFRVVFSAGGSNE, encoded by the coding sequence ATGCAAATATGCCAAAATCCCAATTGCTCAAATCCATTCAATCCTGACGGTAATAGATTTTGCATTAGTTGCGGACAAAGCGACTTTGGCAAACTTCTCAGAAATCGTTACCGCGTATTGAGCCTATTAGGTGAAGGTGGATTTAGCAGAACCTACGCATCAGTTGACGCAGACAGACTAGACGCGCCTTGCGTCATCAAGCAATTTTTTCCTCAAGTTCAAGGAACCGGACAACGAGCCAAAGCTGCAGAATTCTTCAAAGAAGAAGCATTTCGCTTGTATGAACTGGGAGAAAATCATACCCAAATTCCCAGACTGCTAGCTTACTTTGAACAAGGTTCCAGCTTGTATCTTGTACAAGAATTTATTCAAGGACAAACTCTTTTACAAGAAGTAGAGAAACAACCCTTTAACGAAGCCAAAATTTGGCAACTTTTAACTGATTTATTACCAGTTCTTGACTTCGTTCACGCCCATAACGTTATCCATCGGGATATCAAACCAGAAAATATCATCCGTCGTGAAACTGATGGTAAACCAGTATTAATTGACTTTGGCGGTGCTAAACAGGTAACACAAACCAGTTTAGCCAGACAAGCCACAGTAATTTATACTATTGGTTATGCACCCACAGAACAAATGGCAGGATTTCCTTGTCACGCCAGTGATTTGTATGCATTGGGTGTAACTTGCGTGCGACTTTTAACTCAATGTTTGCCTGTACAAAATGCTTATGGACTGATTGATGATCGTCTTTATGATGCCATGAATGCCAAGTGGTTATGGCAAGAGCGATTACAGGAAAATGGTATCACCATCAGCCAAGATTTAAGCAGCATTCTTGATAAATTGCTCCAGCATTTTCCCAGTGATAGATATCAAACAGCCGCAGCAGTTATCGACGATCTCAAGACAACAGCTACATCGGCTTTTGAAGCACAAATTTTGGCAATTACCCAACTGATATTACCGCCTACACCACAAAAAATTCAACCAGCATTACCACCCTTACAAATCTTTGAATTTGATGTCGTCACAGTAGACACAGGCGGAAGAGTTGTTAGCCGTGACTGTCGTAGCGCCAAGTTTATTACCGAAGAATTGAGTAAGGCTATTAACCTCGAAATGATATCAATTCGCGGCGGGAATTTTATGATGGGTTCACCAGCTTTTGAAGGCGACGCTGACGAACGTCCCCAACACCAAGTCACCGTCGAACCATTTTTTATGGGTAAATATCCCATCACTCAAGCACAATGGAGAGCAGTAGCAGCATTACCAAAAATCAAACAATCTTTAAATCCTAACCCATCCAAATATAAAGGACCAAATCGACCAGTCGAAAATGTATCTTGGCACGAAGCTGTAGAATTTTGTTTGCGGTTGTCAGAAAAAACTGGACGTGAATATCGTTTACCTAGTGAAGCCGAATGGGAATATGCTTGTCGCGCTGGAACCACCACATCCTTTCACTTTGGGGAAACAATTACTACTGAATTAGTCTGCTGCAGTGACAACGAGAGTTACAGTAATGAAGGCAAAAATAAATATCGTAAAGAAACCACAAATGTAGGCAGTTTTAATGTAGCCAACGCCTTTGGATTATACGATATGCACGGCTTAGTTTGGGAATGGTGCTATGACCCTTGGCACAACAATTATCATGGCGCACCCTTAGATGGCAAAGTTTGGGAAACAGGAGGTGATGAACATCGCCGGGTGTTGCGCGGTGGTTCTTGGAGTTTCAGTGCCGAACTTTGTCGCAGCGCCAGTCGTAGCTGGAATGAGTCGGATGGTGGGTTAAGGATATGTGGTTTTCGGGTCGTGTTTTCTGCAGGGGGGAGTAATGAGTAA
- a CDS encoding ABC transporter permease, translated as MNIFPPQNKPRVSWQAVFSILVFVFMYLPILVLGFYSFNQSPYSATWQGFTLDWYSKLFHDERILSAFKNSLIVAGSAVSISAVLGTLMAVGLARYRFPLVQLYQGISYLPLIIPDIAIAVATLVFLATFAIPLSLWTIVGAHVVFCLAYVGLVVASRLTNLDPHLEEAALDLGATPIQAFIQVLLPQLMPGIIAGCLLAFVLSLDDFLIASFTAGSGFNTMPMEIFSRIRTGVKPDINALSVILIFISAIVASVAELIRASNE; from the coding sequence ATGAATATTTTTCCACCGCAAAACAAACCGCGTGTCTCATGGCAGGCGGTTTTCTCAATCCTGGTATTTGTGTTCATGTACCTGCCTATACTGGTACTGGGGTTTTATAGCTTCAACCAGTCACCTTACAGTGCAACTTGGCAAGGATTCACCCTCGATTGGTATAGCAAATTGTTCCATGATGAGCGGATTTTATCAGCTTTTAAGAACAGTTTGATTGTTGCTGGTAGTGCAGTTAGCATTTCCGCAGTTCTGGGAACCTTAATGGCGGTGGGGTTAGCTCGTTATCGGTTTCCACTGGTGCAGCTGTATCAGGGGATTTCTTACCTCCCATTAATTATTCCTGATATTGCGATCGCCGTAGCTACCCTAGTTTTTCTCGCAACCTTTGCGATTCCCCTGAGTTTGTGGACAATCGTTGGCGCTCATGTGGTATTCTGTCTTGCCTATGTCGGACTGGTGGTGGCTTCGCGACTCACCAACTTAGACCCCCACCTCGAAGAAGCCGCACTCGATTTAGGCGCTACACCAATACAAGCTTTTATCCAAGTATTACTACCTCAGTTAATGCCAGGAATTATCGCTGGTTGTCTACTAGCTTTTGTTCTCAGCTTAGATGACTTTCTCATCGCCAGTTTCACCGCAGGTAGCGGTTTTAACACTATGCCAATGGAAATTTTTAGTCGCATCCGCACAGGAGTCAAGCCTGATATTAATGCTCTTAGCGTTATTTTAATTTTTATCTCGGCAATTGTTGCTTCTGTGGCAGAATTAATTCGCGCCTCTAATGAGTAA